From the Streptomyces sp. SN-593 genome, the window GGCCGCGTGCACGCCGTCGGCCACGGCGACAACTTCATGGCGGCCGGCTTCGACGTGCAGGTGCACGGCGAGCTGCACGCGGTGATCCATCCGGACATCCCGCGCATCACCAACATCGGTTTCCTGATCGACCGGGCCGTCTTCCACCCGGGTGACGCGCTGACGCTGCCCGGCCACGCGGTGGACACCCTGCTGCTGCCCGTCCAGGCGCCCTGGAGCAAGGTCTCCGAGATCATCGACTACGTCCGCGAGGTGCGGCCCCGCAGGTCGATCGACGTGCACGACGCGCTGCTCACCGACCTGGCCCGCCCGATCTACGACCTGCAGATCGGCAACCTCGGCGGCGCCGACCACCTGCGGCTGGCGCCGGGGGAGGCCACCACCGCCTGAGGGGCGCGGCCGGGCTGTCGTACCCAGCGGCTAGGTTGGGGCCATGCGTATCGCGACCTGGAACGTCAACTCGATCACCGCGCGGCTGCCCCGGCTGCTGGCCTGGCTGGAGAGCAGCGGTACCGACGTGCTGTGCGTCCAGGAGACCAAGTGCACCGCCGAGCAGTTCCCGCACGAGGAGCTGCGCGCGATCGGTTACGAGGCCGCCGTCGAGGCCACCGGCCGGTGGAACGGCGTGGCGGTCGTC encodes:
- a CDS encoding MBL fold metallo-hydrolase is translated as MELTKKSHACVRLEQDGRTLVIDPGAFSEPDSVAGVDAILVTHEHADHFSEDRLRAGLEANPAAELWTLASVADQMSAAFPGRVHAVGHGDNFMAAGFDVQVHGELHAVIHPDIPRITNIGFLIDRAVFHPGDALTLPGHAVDTLLLPVQAPWSKVSEIIDYVREVRPRRSIDVHDALLTDLARPIYDLQIGNLGGADHLRLAPGEATTA